A window of the Haloquadratum walsbyi C23 genome harbors these coding sequences:
- a CDS encoding 50S ribosomal protein L6, producing the protein MTRTAIEIPENVSAEVSNLALTVEGPNGSVTRTLWYPSVTVSIDADADADADADADAVVIETDETDAKTSATVGTFESHVSNMIHGVTDGWSYEMEVYYAHFPMQVSVEGDEVIIENFLGEKDSRRTPIRGDTNVQIDGEMVTLTGPSKEDVGQTAADIEQLTRVTDKDTRIFQDGVYITQKPQQGGA; encoded by the coding sequence ATGACCCGAACAGCAATTGAAATTCCAGAGAATGTTAGCGCTGAGGTATCAAACCTCGCGTTGACGGTTGAGGGACCAAACGGTAGTGTGACACGAACGCTTTGGTACCCGTCTGTGACAGTCAGTATCGATGCAGATGCGGATGCGGATGCAGATGCAGATGCAGATGCAGTCGTTATCGAAACTGATGAGACAGACGCAAAGACAAGTGCCACTGTTGGCACCTTTGAGAGTCATGTATCGAATATGATCCATGGAGTAACCGACGGTTGGTCATATGAAATGGAAGTCTACTATGCTCACTTCCCGATGCAGGTATCTGTCGAGGGTGATGAGGTGATCATCGAGAATTTCCTTGGTGAAAAAGACTCTCGTCGTACCCCAATCCGTGGTGACACAAATGTACAGATTGATGGCGAGATGGTCACACTGACAGGTCCATCGAAAGAAGATGTCGGACAGACTGCGGCTGACATCGAACAACTCACGCGCGTGACTGATAAAGATACCCGAATTTTCCAAGATGGGGTCTACATCACGCAGAAGCCACAACAAGGAGGTGCCTGA
- the rpmC gene encoding 50S ribosomal protein L29, with the protein MAIVYADELRDMTPAERQAELETLETELLNSKAEQAAGGAPENPGRVGELKRTIARIKTIQHEEGDHETEPDSES; encoded by the coding sequence ATGGCAATTGTCTACGCTGATGAACTCCGCGACATGACGCCTGCAGAACGACAGGCTGAGCTTGAAACACTCGAAACAGAGTTGCTCAACTCGAAAGCGGAGCAGGCTGCCGGAGGGGCTCCAGAAAATCCGGGACGTGTTGGCGAACTCAAACGGACAATCGCTCGCATCAAAACAATCCAACATGAAGAAGGAGATCATGAAACCGAGCCGGACTCCGAAAGCTAG
- a CDS encoding 50S ribosomal protein L2, whose product MGRRIQGQRRGRGTSTFRAPSHRYKAELSHKQSESDDTITGTIVDIEHDPARSAPVAAVEFDDGDRRLVLAPEGIRVGETMQIGVSAEIKPGNTLPLREIPEGVPVCNVESQVGDGGKFARASGTSAQLMTHDRDVVVIELPSGETKRLSPACQATIGVVAGGGRTEKPFVKAGKKHHKMKARGIKWPRVRGVAMNAVDHPFGGGGRQHPGQPKSVSRDAPPGRKVGDIASKRTGRGGNGSSE is encoded by the coding sequence ATGGGACGTCGAATCCAAGGGCAGCGACGTGGACGTGGAACTTCCACATTCCGAGCACCATCGCATCGATATAAGGCTGAATTATCTCACAAGCAATCCGAATCAGACGATACAATTACAGGAACAATCGTTGACATTGAACACGATCCTGCGCGAAGTGCGCCGGTCGCAGCCGTTGAGTTTGATGATGGCGACCGCCGACTCGTTCTTGCTCCTGAAGGGATTCGTGTCGGTGAAACGATGCAAATTGGTGTAAGTGCTGAGATTAAGCCAGGAAATACACTTCCACTCAGAGAGATTCCAGAAGGAGTCCCCGTTTGTAATGTTGAAAGCCAGGTTGGCGATGGTGGGAAATTCGCTCGAGCATCTGGAACAAGTGCGCAACTGATGACACATGACCGCGATGTAGTTGTCATCGAACTTCCGTCTGGTGAGACAAAGCGACTCAGTCCAGCATGTCAGGCGACGATCGGTGTTGTTGCTGGAGGTGGGCGGACAGAGAAACCGTTCGTAAAAGCTGGAAAGAAGCATCATAAGATGAAAGCTCGAGGAATCAAGTGGCCTCGTGTCCGTGGGGTTGCGATGAACGCTGTTGATCACCCATTCGGTGGTGGTGGTCGACAGCATCCCGGACAACCAAAATCTGTCTCACGAGATGCTCCACCAGGACGGAAAGTGGGCGATATTGCATCGAAGCGAACCGGACGTGGTGGTAATGGGAGCAGTGAGTGA
- a CDS encoding 50S ribosomal protein L23 encodes MSSLIEYPLVTEKAMDEMDFDNKLQFIVDTDATKDEIENEIESRYEITIIDTKTQITPRAKKKATVRLSDDDDAQDIASRIGVF; translated from the coding sequence ATGAGTTCACTTATTGAGTATCCACTTGTCACCGAGAAAGCAATGGATGAGATGGATTTCGATAATAAATTACAGTTTATCGTCGATACTGATGCGACGAAAGACGAAATTGAAAATGAAATTGAATCACGATACGAAATCACAATCATTGATACAAAAACACAGATAACACCGCGTGCAAAAAAGAAGGCTACTGTCCGTCTCTCTGATGATGATGATGCACAAGACATCGCATCACGGATTGGGGTGTTCTAA
- a CDS encoding 30S ribosomal protein S4e: MTQHQKRLSAPDSWPIERKTETFTVKAGAGPHGESGVPLVILLRDVLGYADSKKEARYALNQRSVLVNGDVVSDEQRPVGLFDILAFTEREEYYRVFPEAGGRLALTPIDISDANSRLGKIINKQQVSGGAIQLTLHDGANIRVNADEIDTYNPRDSLVIDNETKEIVAHFPYEEGALVTAVSGKHSGEIGEIETITVTAGSSENTVSVSTGDGQFETIEPYVVVIDENFTDDEDTADPDVTGDDVDNNADNDADDDTNTQEGNE; this comes from the coding sequence ATGACACAGCATCAAAAACGGCTCTCTGCACCGGATTCATGGCCGATTGAACGGAAGACAGAGACATTCACGGTCAAGGCTGGGGCAGGTCCACATGGTGAATCGGGTGTGCCATTGGTGATTCTTTTACGAGATGTGCTGGGATATGCAGACTCGAAAAAAGAAGCGCGGTATGCATTGAATCAGCGATCTGTCTTGGTCAATGGTGATGTTGTAAGTGATGAACAGCGACCGGTTGGACTGTTTGATATTCTTGCGTTTACTGAACGTGAAGAATATTATCGAGTCTTCCCAGAAGCGGGCGGTCGACTTGCACTCACACCAATTGATATATCGGATGCAAACAGCCGACTCGGAAAGATAATTAATAAACAGCAGGTTAGCGGTGGGGCGATTCAACTCACGCTACACGACGGCGCAAATATCCGTGTCAATGCTGATGAGATTGATACGTACAATCCACGGGATTCGCTTGTCATCGATAATGAGACGAAAGAAATTGTCGCGCACTTCCCATATGAGGAAGGTGCACTCGTGACTGCTGTTAGTGGAAAGCATTCAGGCGAGATTGGCGAGATCGAGACAATCACCGTCACTGCTGGAAGCAGTGAAAATACTGTATCGGTATCGACAGGTGACGGACAATTTGAAACAATTGAGCCGTATGTTGTTGTCATCGATGAGAATTTTACCGATGATGAGGACACTGCTGACCCGGATGTTACCGGTGATGATGTCGACAACAATGCAGATAACGACGCAGACGACGACACTAACACACAGGAGGGTAATGAATGA
- a CDS encoding 50S ribosomal protein L3 has product MPQPSRPRKGSMGFSPRKRAESEVPRIRSWASNDGAPGVQGFAGYKAGMTQVLMVNDEANSPREGMEEAVPVTVVETPPMRAVALRAYEDTPYGSKPLTEVWGREFDTSLERTLDLPNEDTFEDDAAALRDDAETGDIDDVRLITHTLPAGMRNIPKKTPDVMETRVGGGTLTDRVEFGLNLISDGGEHEISDIFRAGEYLDAAGVTKGKGTQGPVKRFGVQKRKGKHARQGYRRRIGNLGPWNPSRVRSTVPQQGQTGYHQRTELNKRLIEIGNGNEPTVDGGFVGYGEVDGPYALIKGSLPGPDQRLLRFRTAVRPSDQPRLDPEVRYVSTASNQG; this is encoded by the coding sequence ATGCCACAACCAAGTAGACCACGAAAAGGCTCGATGGGTTTCAGCCCACGCAAGCGTGCGGAGTCAGAAGTCCCGCGTATCCGGTCATGGGCCAGTAATGATGGCGCCCCCGGAGTGCAGGGATTTGCCGGTTATAAAGCCGGGATGACACAGGTGTTGATGGTCAACGACGAAGCCAACTCCCCCCGTGAGGGAATGGAAGAGGCAGTACCGGTGACCGTTGTTGAGACACCGCCGATGCGCGCTGTTGCTCTTCGAGCGTACGAAGATACGCCGTATGGTTCCAAACCCTTGACAGAAGTGTGGGGACGTGAGTTTGACACGTCACTTGAGCGAACACTTGATCTCCCCAATGAAGACACATTTGAGGATGATGCAGCCGCTCTCCGCGACGACGCAGAGACGGGTGACATCGATGATGTTCGTCTCATTACTCACACGCTGCCTGCAGGGATGCGAAATATTCCGAAGAAGACTCCAGATGTCATGGAGACACGCGTTGGTGGCGGCACACTGACTGACCGTGTTGAGTTTGGGCTTAATCTCATCTCAGACGGTGGCGAACATGAAATTTCAGATATTTTCCGTGCTGGAGAATATCTTGATGCTGCTGGTGTCACAAAAGGAAAGGGAACGCAGGGACCGGTCAAACGTTTCGGCGTTCAAAAGCGAAAAGGAAAACATGCACGCCAGGGATACCGTCGACGGATTGGGAATCTTGGTCCATGGAACCCATCTCGTGTTCGATCGACTGTTCCACAACAGGGACAGACAGGATATCATCAGCGTACAGAATTAAACAAACGGCTTATTGAGATTGGGAACGGCAACGAACCGACGGTCGATGGTGGATTCGTTGGATATGGAGAAGTTGATGGTCCATACGCACTTATTAAGGGATCACTACCAGGACCGGACCAGCGGCTTCTACGGTTTCGAACTGCCGTCCGTCCAAGTGACCAACCGCGTCTCGACCCAGAAGTACGCTACGTGTCGACCGCATCAAACCAGGGGTAA
- the rplX gene encoding 50S ribosomal protein L24 → MSKQPRKQRTRTETAPLHERQRAVRATLSDELREEYGQRNVRVNTGDTVEVLRGDDAGHEAEVVTVDLTETVIHVEDVTIEKADGEEVPRPIDSSNLRVTELNLEDSKREARLEEGDEQ, encoded by the coding sequence ATGAGTAAACAACCACGCAAACAGCGAACGCGAACGGAAACTGCCCCATTACATGAACGGCAGCGAGCAGTTCGTGCAACGCTTTCTGATGAACTTCGTGAAGAGTATGGACAGCGGAACGTCCGCGTCAATACAGGTGATACTGTTGAAGTGCTTCGAGGTGACGATGCCGGTCATGAAGCTGAAGTCGTTACTGTTGATCTCACTGAGACGGTTATTCATGTTGAAGACGTAACAATTGAGAAGGCTGATGGCGAGGAGGTCCCGCGACCGATCGATTCATCAAATCTTCGTGTAACAGAATTGAATCTTGAAGATAGCAAACGTGAAGCACGTCTTGAAGAAGGAGATGAGCAATGA
- a CDS encoding 30S ribosomal protein S3 codes for MADEHQFIENGLQRSQIDEFFADELGRAGYGGMDVAKTPMGTQIVLKAEKPGMVIGKGGKNIRKVTRELEDRFNLDDPQIDVQEVDEPDLNARIVADRLANALERGWYFRKAGHTTIDRIIESGALGAEIVLSGKVTGARSRVEKFNRGYIKHNGEPAQEIVDEGQGVAVMKLGTIGVTVKIIPPGAELPDDFEIHDDVDVEPVEQVAESDGVDSLLAEDPADIPDVGADDDVTVPQETPEEIIDEEVVEADPGVSSEDEEVVTEPVDIGGDDEDVEDIEVVSDDSGNDTETVAEEVEELDAEVEAEAEDLVAEMEDIDEEDV; via the coding sequence ATGGCAGACGAACATCAATTCATAGAAAATGGGTTGCAACGCTCGCAGATTGATGAGTTCTTTGCAGATGAACTTGGTCGTGCCGGTTATGGTGGTATGGATGTTGCAAAGACTCCGATGGGTACGCAGATTGTCCTCAAGGCAGAAAAACCGGGGATGGTCATCGGAAAGGGTGGAAAAAATATCCGAAAGGTCACTCGCGAGCTTGAAGATCGATTTAATCTCGATGATCCACAGATCGATGTTCAGGAAGTTGATGAGCCCGATCTGAACGCACGGATTGTTGCAGATCGTCTTGCAAACGCGCTTGAGCGCGGATGGTACTTCCGGAAAGCCGGTCATACCACGATTGATCGAATCATTGAATCTGGTGCGCTTGGAGCCGAAATTGTCCTGAGTGGAAAGGTAACTGGTGCGCGATCACGCGTTGAGAAGTTTAACCGTGGATACATCAAGCATAACGGTGAGCCAGCTCAGGAAATTGTCGATGAGGGACAGGGAGTTGCCGTAATGAAACTCGGAACAATCGGCGTGACGGTGAAAATCATCCCACCGGGAGCAGAGCTTCCTGATGACTTCGAGATTCACGATGATGTCGATGTTGAACCCGTTGAGCAGGTTGCAGAAAGTGATGGAGTTGACTCGCTCCTTGCGGAGGATCCCGCAGACATTCCTGATGTTGGTGCTGATGATGACGTGACCGTTCCACAAGAGACTCCTGAAGAAATCATCGATGAGGAGGTTGTTGAAGCTGATCCTGGAGTGTCATCTGAGGATGAGGAGGTTGTCACTGAACCTGTCGACATTGGCGGCGATGATGAGGACGTTGAGGATATTGAAGTTGTCTCAGATGACTCAGGCAACGACACTGAAACGGTTGCAGAAGAAGTCGAAGAACTTGATGCTGAGGTTGAAGCTGAGGCTGAAGACCTCGTTGCAGAAATGGAAGATATCGATGAGGAGGACGTATAG
- a CDS encoding 30S ribosomal protein S19, whose product MSSEYRTGREGEFTYRGHTLDELQAMSLEDITALLPARQRRTIERGLTTEQQKLRETVRDADPQKTANDPIRTHLRDMPILPSFVEKTIAVYNGQSFERVRIEPEMIGHYLGEFQLTRTSVEHGQAGIGATRSSKFVPLK is encoded by the coding sequence ATGAGTTCTGAATACCGTACTGGCCGTGAGGGTGAGTTCACTTATCGCGGTCACACACTTGATGAACTGCAGGCAATGTCACTCGAAGACATCACAGCATTGCTCCCCGCTCGACAGCGGCGAACTATTGAACGCGGTTTGACAACGGAGCAGCAAAAGTTACGCGAGACTGTTCGTGATGCAGACCCCCAGAAGACAGCAAATGATCCGATTCGGACACATCTTCGTGATATGCCAATCCTGCCGTCATTCGTTGAGAAGACAATAGCTGTATATAATGGTCAGTCATTTGAACGGGTTCGAATTGAACCTGAAATGATCGGTCATTATCTTGGCGAATTCCAACTGACACGAACGTCTGTTGAGCATGGACAAGCCGGCATTGGTGCAACACGGTCTTCGAAGTTTGTGCCGCTCAAGTAA
- a CDS encoding 50S ribosomal protein L22: MGINYSVKADPETTARGMLRDRPISLKHSKAIAREIKGMTIADAESYLDDVIAQRQSVPFRQHNSGVGHRSDIDGWDAGRYPEKASKAFLELIENVASNANEQGFDGNAMAIRHVAAHKVGERQGRKPRAFGSADPWNTTICDVELIIEQPGTDGVDI, from the coding sequence ATGGGTATCAATTACAGTGTCAAGGCCGACCCGGAGACAACCGCCAGAGGAATGCTTCGCGACCGGCCAATCAGTTTGAAGCATAGCAAAGCCATTGCCCGCGAAATAAAGGGAATGACTATCGCAGACGCAGAATCATATCTCGATGATGTGATTGCACAGCGACAGTCAGTTCCATTCCGTCAACATAACTCCGGTGTTGGTCACCGTTCAGACATTGATGGATGGGATGCTGGACGCTATCCAGAGAAGGCATCAAAAGCGTTTCTTGAGTTAATTGAGAATGTCGCTTCAAATGCAAATGAACAGGGATTTGATGGGAATGCAATGGCGATCAGACATGTTGCTGCACACAAAGTAGGCGAGCGACAAGGTCGAAAGCCACGCGCATTTGGTAGTGCTGACCCATGGAATACGACCATTTGCGATGTTGAATTAATTATTGAACAACCTGGAACAGATGGGGTAGATATCTAA
- a CDS encoding 50S ribosomal protein L14 produces MEALKADVTKGLERGSLVTCADNTGARELKVISVMGSSGTKNRHPKAGIGDQVTVSVTKGTPEMRRQVLEAVIVRQRKSIRRPDGTRVKFEDNAAVIIDEMEEPRGTEIKGPIAREVAERFGSIASTATMIV; encoded by the coding sequence ATGGAGGCACTGAAAGCCGATGTCACAAAGGGCCTTGAACGTGGGTCCCTTGTCACATGTGCTGATAATACCGGCGCACGTGAACTGAAAGTTATCAGCGTGATGGGTAGCTCAGGAACAAAGAATCGACACCCCAAAGCAGGCATTGGCGATCAAGTCACTGTTTCAGTGACAAAGGGAACGCCCGAAATGCGACGCCAGGTGCTGGAAGCCGTCATCGTTCGGCAGCGAAAATCAATCCGCCGTCCAGATGGAACGCGCGTCAAATTCGAAGATAATGCTGCTGTTATTATCGACGAGATGGAAGAACCGCGTGGGACCGAAATTAAAGGTCCAATTGCGCGTGAAGTAGCTGAGCGCTTTGGGAGTATTGCATCAACAGCAACAATGATTGTGTAA
- a CDS encoding 30S ribosomal protein S14, with translation MSESETEQTGEHASHRTGQTHECRRCGRNQGLVGKYDIYLCRQCFREVARDMGFKKYR, from the coding sequence ATGAGCGAATCAGAAACTGAACAGACGGGTGAACACGCAAGCCATCGGACAGGACAGACTCATGAGTGCCGACGATGTGGTCGCAATCAAGGTCTTGTCGGAAAGTATGATATCTATCTGTGTCGACAATGCTTTCGTGAAGTCGCCCGCGACATGGGATTCAAGAAGTATCGATAA
- a CDS encoding 30S ribosomal protein S8 yields MTGNDPLANALSGVDNAESVGHLSHEIQPASNVIGSVLEVFYDRGYINGFEFVDDGKAGRFEVELSGGINECGAVKPRYSAGADEFERWEKRYLPARDYGALIVTTSHGVMSHYEARETGIGGQVIAYVY; encoded by the coding sequence ATGACAGGAAATGATCCACTTGCGAACGCACTTTCAGGTGTTGATAATGCAGAGAGTGTTGGACACCTCTCTCATGAGATACAGCCCGCCTCAAATGTGATTGGCTCTGTGCTCGAGGTATTTTATGACCGCGGGTATATCAACGGATTTGAATTCGTTGATGATGGTAAAGCCGGTCGATTTGAGGTTGAATTGAGCGGTGGCATTAATGAGTGCGGTGCAGTAAAGCCCCGATACTCAGCTGGTGCCGATGAGTTCGAACGATGGGAAAAAAGATACCTCCCAGCTCGTGATTATGGCGCACTTATCGTCACTACAAGCCACGGCGTAATGAGCCACTATGAAGCCCGTGAAACGGGTATTGGTGGTCAAGTAATCGCTTACGTATACTGA
- the rpl4p gene encoding 50S ribosomal protein L4 encodes METTIHNLNGDKADTLELPAVFETPYRPDVIERAVVAAQANRKQPYGADPYAGMRTPAESFGSGRGMAHVPRENGQARRVPQAVSGRKAHPPKAEKDQSKSVNTKERKLAFQSAVAATADPSQVEERGHQFENDVELPLVVSDEFEELIKTQEVVDVLESLGVHADIVRSDENKSIRAGRGKTRGRKYRRPKSILFITSDEPSKAARNLAGADVVTAANVSAEDLAPGTQPGRLTVYTESAIKEVADR; translated from the coding sequence ATGGAGACAACAATCCACAATCTGAATGGCGATAAAGCAGACACGCTTGAACTTCCGGCGGTGTTTGAAACACCGTACCGCCCGGATGTGATTGAGCGTGCTGTTGTTGCTGCACAGGCAAATCGAAAACAACCGTATGGTGCTGACCCATATGCAGGGATGCGAACACCAGCCGAGTCTTTCGGCAGTGGACGGGGTATGGCTCACGTCCCGCGTGAGAATGGACAAGCTCGTCGAGTTCCACAAGCAGTCTCTGGACGGAAGGCACATCCACCAAAAGCAGAGAAAGATCAGAGTAAGTCGGTCAATACGAAAGAACGAAAGCTTGCGTTCCAGTCGGCAGTTGCGGCGACGGCTGACCCAAGCCAGGTTGAAGAACGTGGGCATCAATTTGAGAATGATGTCGAACTTCCGCTGGTTGTTTCCGACGAGTTCGAGGAATTAATAAAAACACAGGAAGTTGTTGACGTGCTCGAATCACTCGGTGTTCATGCTGATATCGTTCGCTCAGATGAAAACAAATCAATTCGTGCCGGTCGCGGGAAGACCCGTGGTCGAAAGTATCGACGACCGAAGTCGATCTTATTCATTACAAGCGATGAGCCATCGAAAGCGGCGCGAAACCTTGCTGGTGCTGACGTTGTAACAGCCGCGAATGTAAGTGCTGAGGATCTTGCTCCAGGCACACAACCAGGTCGATTAACAGTGTATACAGAAAGTGCAATCAAAGAGGTAGCAGATCGATGA
- a CDS encoding 50S ribosomal protein L5: protein MSETDSTFHEMREPQLEKVVVHMAVGEGGRELANAEEILEEIAGQTAVRTTATRAASQFGAREGDPIGAKVTLRGADAKSFLEKALPLVTISERQFDETGNFSFGVEEHTTFPSQEYDPQIGIYGLDVTVNLTRPGYRVTKRDKASQPIPSRHRLTPSDAVQFIESEFTVDITRVSADTRDGGDN from the coding sequence ATGAGCGAAACTGACAGTACTTTCCATGAGATGCGTGAACCACAACTTGAGAAGGTTGTTGTTCATATGGCAGTCGGCGAGGGTGGACGTGAACTCGCCAATGCAGAGGAGATTCTTGAAGAGATTGCTGGTCAGACCGCTGTCCGAACGACCGCAACGCGTGCAGCATCACAGTTTGGCGCACGTGAAGGTGATCCAATCGGTGCGAAGGTCACATTGCGAGGGGCAGACGCCAAATCATTCCTTGAAAAGGCACTGCCGCTTGTCACCATCTCAGAGCGGCAGTTCGATGAAACTGGTAATTTCAGCTTTGGAGTCGAAGAACATACGACATTCCCGTCTCAAGAATATGATCCACAGATCGGTATTTATGGACTCGATGTGACGGTTAATCTCACACGACCCGGATATCGAGTGACAAAACGGGATAAAGCATCACAGCCGATTCCGTCTCGCCATCGACTGACACCTTCAGATGCAGTACAGTTTATCGAATCAGAATTCACTGTAGATATTACACGTGTCAGCGCAGACACGCGCGATGGCGGAGACAACTAA
- a CDS encoding 30S ribosomal protein S17, whose translation MAIGLNVTEPEVSCADTNCPFHGSLSVRGQTLEGTVASTDMDKTVIVEREYDVRVPKYDRLMKRRSRIPAHAPPCVDLAEGDTVRIAETRPLSKTKSHVVVEQIDTGGAE comes from the coding sequence ATGGCGATAGGACTGAATGTAACCGAACCAGAGGTATCCTGTGCTGACACGAACTGTCCGTTCCACGGATCGCTTTCCGTGCGCGGGCAGACACTCGAAGGCACAGTTGCCTCAACAGATATGGACAAGACCGTTATTGTCGAACGTGAATACGATGTTCGCGTTCCCAAGTACGACCGCCTTATGAAGCGGCGTAGTCGCATCCCCGCACACGCACCACCGTGCGTTGACCTTGCGGAGGGCGATACGGTTCGCATCGCAGAGACCCGACCGCTGTCGAAGACGAAATCCCACGTTGTTGTCGAACAGATCGACACTGGAGGTGCTGAGTGA
- a CDS encoding 50S ribosomal protein L32e → MADEHDEDTNDKTDETEINSGSEEVDHVDASETDADADADADADADTDNDANAVDSEPDQGTDTDADTDSESEATDDAESFEDISGVSSDRAESLREAGYDSFEDIRAASQSALADVDDIGNALAARIKADVGELEVSTETDAAVEVESDEEVEETDTVETELRPRGHANKTPDLDPETARALGQKHREGKPAFRRQDHHMKKRTPESWRKPRGALSKQRRGIKGKGDLVEAGYRSPTAARGLHPSGFEEVRVHNVDDLEGVDGDTEAVRIASKVGGRKRERIEDVAAEREIRVLNPTYVEVEVGDDADADTVIATEATDE, encoded by the coding sequence ATGGCTGACGAACACGACGAGGATACAAACGACAAAACAGACGAGACAGAGATTAATTCAGGCTCAGAAGAAGTCGATCATGTGGACGCATCGGAGACAGATGCAGATGCAGATGCAGATGCAGATGCTGATGCAGACACTGACAATGACGCCAATGCAGTCGACTCAGAGCCTGATCAAGGAACCGACACTGACGCTGATACTGATAGCGAATCTGAAGCCACAGATGACGCTGAGTCATTTGAGGATATCAGCGGTGTTAGTAGCGATCGAGCTGAATCACTCCGTGAGGCAGGCTATGACTCATTTGAGGACATCCGTGCAGCGAGCCAATCAGCCTTAGCAGATGTCGATGACATTGGAAACGCGCTTGCAGCTCGAATTAAGGCTGATGTCGGTGAACTCGAAGTCTCAACGGAAACTGATGCAGCTGTCGAAGTTGAGTCTGACGAGGAAGTCGAGGAAACAGACACAGTCGAAACCGAACTTCGTCCACGCGGACATGCGAATAAAACACCTGATCTTGATCCCGAAACGGCTCGTGCACTCGGACAAAAACACCGTGAAGGGAAACCCGCATTCCGCCGACAAGATCATCATATGAAAAAACGAACGCCAGAGTCATGGCGGAAGCCTCGCGGAGCTCTTTCGAAACAACGCCGCGGTATCAAAGGCAAAGGCGATCTTGTTGAAGCAGGGTACCGTTCACCAACAGCAGCCCGTGGTCTTCACCCATCTGGCTTTGAAGAAGTGCGTGTGCACAATGTCGATGATCTTGAGGGTGTCGACGGTGACACGGAGGCTGTTCGTATTGCCTCGAAGGTTGGCGGGCGAAAGCGTGAACGAATTGAAGATGTCGCCGCGGAGCGAGAGATTCGTGTTCTAAATCCAACATATGTTGAGGTTGAGGTTGGAGATGACGCAGATGCAGATACAGTCATAGCTACGGAGGCTACAGACGAATGA